A portion of the Bacteroidota bacterium genome contains these proteins:
- a CDS encoding sigma-54-dependent Fis family transcriptional regulator codes for MENKFPVQIFILEDDPVYAKTIQLGLEDNDNYNITHFVNGEDFLKALHAKPDIVTIDFNLPDHNGLEILKKVTRIDKNIIPLIISGQSEVEIVVQCYKNGAKDYIIKKADSLIQVLNSIKNLSANVRLRKEVESLQKKIGDRQKYYKIIGESKAILNVLRLIQKVEKTNMMVLVTGESGTGKELIGKAIHYNSPRKGAAYIAVNMAAIPEDLIESELFGHEKGAFTGAEARRIGKFEEANKGSLFLDEIGDMSLHLQTRLLRVLQEKKITRVGSNKEIELDVRVIAATNKNLNSLVKEGKFREDLYYRLQGFLITLPLLKERENDVIILAKYFLKEFCSQNGI; via the coding sequence ATGGAAAACAAATTCCCCGTGCAGATCTTTATTCTTGAAGATGATCCTGTATATGCTAAAACCATTCAGCTCGGATTAGAGGATAATGACAATTATAACATCACTCATTTTGTAAATGGCGAAGATTTTCTTAAAGCGCTTCATGCAAAGCCCGATATTGTTACAATTGATTTTAATCTTCCTGATCATAATGGCCTGGAAATTCTTAAAAAAGTTACACGTATTGATAAGAATATTATTCCTTTAATTATAAGCGGCCAATCTGAAGTAGAAATAGTGGTTCAGTGTTATAAGAACGGGGCTAAGGATTACATTATAAAAAAAGCGGACAGCCTTATACAGGTACTTAATTCAATTAAAAATTTAAGTGCGAATGTACGCTTAAGGAAAGAGGTTGAATCGCTGCAAAAAAAAATAGGTGACAGGCAAAAGTATTATAAGATCATAGGTGAAAGCAAGGCGATACTGAACGTACTTCGACTGATCCAGAAAGTTGAAAAAACAAACATGATGGTACTTGTTACCGGAGAAAGCGGTACAGGGAAAGAATTAATAGGCAAGGCGATTCATTACAATTCTCCCAGGAAAGGAGCTGCATATATTGCAGTGAACATGGCTGCAATACCTGAAGACCTGATAGAAAGTGAACTTTTTGGACATGAGAAAGGCGCATTTACCGGCGCGGAAGCCCGCAGAATCGGCAAATTTGAAGAAGCGAATAAAGGAAGCTTATTCCTTGACGAAATAGGTGACATGAGTCTGCACCTGCAAACCCGCTTATTACGTGTGCTGCAGGAGAAAAAAATCACCCGGGTTGGAAGTAACAAAGAAATTGAACTCGATGTGCGTGTTATTGCGGCGACAAACAAAAACTTAAATTCTCTTGTTAAAGAAGGTAAGTTCAGAGAAGACCTGTACTACCGGCTCCAGGGCTTTTTGATCACCCTGCCTCTTCTAAAAGAAAGGGAAAATGATGTGATCATTCTGGCCAAATATTTTTTGAAAGAATTCTGTTCACAGAACGGTATCTGA
- a CDS encoding LamG domain-containing protein, which yields MKTKLKPATKQKIKTSVKILLATFGMTVSALILFLIMSQPELPSAQSASFNSGNCLTFNGLTTGVIFTDNDLNLSSGNTMSVATWVKWGSKSVAGSWANVITLNNSSGSGDAGQFWLQHNNSNSQFEFAIQNKFSERSFVQSTTNPSEGKWYHVAGVYDGGFINLYVNGILEARTVFTGDINNLQGNFKLVFGKSANSGNSYRRFNGDIDEVSIWNSALTQEQVRSIMCRKLVGNETGLAGYWRMNETSGSVVTDLTSNYRNGTSVNTSITFSGAPVGDASYYAYGSSSASMKDPVFGDSLTVNNFSSAPAGLHIYRIDTIPNTLSLPTGYVKLSQIHYYGIFIVNSTGETYSVTYSYKGHPGVHDGLFLGLLSRTDNTISVWLDLLATLNVANNSLFKNGQTGRNEYIIASKNIINPLPIELIEFNAVCEGNKVYIKWTTASEINNDFFTVERTVDRADFETVAMVKSPGTTSGKKSYSVIDESPSPGTSYYRIKQTDFDGKTESFSLTAINFSKQIDESFELAKAYPNPFNKEFSIDLNCKKEIVLNMKITSPDGKVVKEDVFNCSEGNNTYTYSGYSGLMNGNYIVNFWDASGCKVFTKLIRKE from the coding sequence ATGAAAACTAAACTTAAACCCGCAACAAAGCAAAAGATAAAAACTTCTGTTAAAATTTTGCTGGCCACATTTGGCATGACCGTGTCTGCTCTTATTTTGTTTTTAATCATGTCGCAGCCTGAGCTTCCATCAGCTCAATCGGCCTCCTTTAATTCCGGAAATTGCCTGACGTTTAATGGGCTTACTACAGGTGTGATTTTTACGGACAACGATTTGAATTTGTCATCAGGAAATACAATGTCAGTGGCAACATGGGTTAAATGGGGAAGCAAATCCGTTGCAGGTTCCTGGGCGAATGTAATTACTTTGAACAATAGCAGTGGCAGTGGAGATGCCGGCCAATTCTGGCTTCAGCATAACAATAGCAACTCTCAATTCGAATTTGCCATCCAAAACAAATTCTCGGAAAGGTCATTTGTTCAGAGTACCACTAATCCCTCAGAAGGAAAATGGTATCATGTTGCCGGAGTTTATGACGGAGGCTTTATTAATTTATATGTCAATGGTATTCTTGAAGCGCGTACAGTCTTTACAGGAGATATAAATAATTTACAGGGGAATTTTAAACTTGTTTTTGGCAAGTCGGCAAATTCAGGTAACAGTTACCGGAGATTTAATGGAGATATTGATGAAGTTTCAATTTGGAACTCCGCACTTACCCAGGAACAGGTTCGGAGCATAATGTGCAGAAAACTTGTGGGAAATGAAACGGGGCTTGCCGGATACTGGAGGATGAATGAAACCTCCGGATCAGTTGTAACCGACCTTACTTCAAATTACAGAAACGGAACCAGTGTAAATACAAGTATCACATTTTCAGGTGCGCCCGTCGGTGATGCAAGTTATTACGCATATGGCAGTTCTTCTGCTTCAATGAAAGATCCTGTCTTTGGAGATTCGCTTACCGTTAATAATTTCAGTTCAGCTCCGGCCGGGCTACATATATACAGAATAGACACTATTCCGAATACATTAAGTCTGCCAACCGGGTATGTCAAGCTGAGTCAAATACATTATTATGGTATTTTTATTGTCAATTCTACCGGTGAAACCTACAGTGTTACCTATAGTTATAAGGGGCATCCGGGTGTGCATGACGGGTTATTTCTCGGGTTGCTTAGTCGCACTGACAATACCATATCCGTATGGCTCGATCTGTTGGCCACACTCAATGTTGCAAACAATTCTTTATTTAAAAATGGCCAGACAGGGAGAAATGAATATATTATTGCCAGCAAAAATATTATAAACCCGCTTCCAATTGAGCTTATTGAGTTTAATGCTGTATGTGAAGGAAATAAGGTATATATAAAATGGACCACTGCCTCAGAAATAAACAATGATTTTTTTACCGTTGAGCGTACGGTTGACCGTGCGGATTTCGAAACTGTTGCTATGGTGAAAAGTCCCGGTACCACCTCGGGTAAAAAAAGTTACTCAGTGATTGATGAAAGTCCGTCGCCGGGAACCTCCTATTACAGGATAAAACAAACTGATTTCGATGGTAAAACAGAATCATTTAGCTTAACTGCGATCAACTTCTCTAAACAAATTGATGAATCATTTGAATTGGCCAAAGCATACCCCAATCCATTCAATAAAGAATTCAGTATTGATCTCAATTGTAAAAAGGAAATAGTATTAAATATGAAAATAACAAGTCCGGATGGAAAGGTAGTTAAAGAAGATGTGTTCAATTGCAGTGAAGGGAATAATACATATACTTACTCAGGCTATTCAGGATTAATGAATGGAAATTACATCGTAAATTTTTGGGATGCCAGTGGATGCAAAGTATTTACTAAACTCATCAGGAAGGAGTAA